From one Chiloscyllium plagiosum isolate BGI_BamShark_2017 chromosome 24, ASM401019v2, whole genome shotgun sequence genomic stretch:
- the LOC122561922 gene encoding ectonucleotide pyrophosphatase/phosphodiesterase family member 7-like: MYSVLYVSLLLSLTHSLPTFRNGQKSHNKLLLISFDGFRWDYDEDVECPNLKNLIREGVKAKYVTPPFITITSPSHFTLLTGRYIETHGVIHNIWFNTTTGQKVQYYQAQSINKYWDAGSLPIWITAQRQGLKTGSFHFPGTKPTYDGEDAFLKVVEPPFYDYSNETAWKENIDTVMQWFTSQGLDFVSLYFGEPDGAGHKHGPESIQRKDMVRQVDRTVGYLFQSIESHGLKSKLNVIITSDHGMTTVLKEPQVEEIVLKRIANFSFKDNDFELLDYGPNGMLLPKEGMTEKVYQALKGAHPHLNVYKKEDFPKRFHYSNNERILPILMYGDLGYVVHGRAKFQFNKGEHGFDNEHMDMKMIFRAFGPDFKKNYLAEPFESVNIYPLMCELLHIKPEPNNGSLELTRRMLNYEDTKCPEETSSVLLQAVIGLGVVSGLMVLTGVIAGTRALCK; the protein is encoded by the exons ATGTATTCTGTCCTATACGTGAGTCTTTTACTATCACTGACACATAGTCTTCCTACCTTTAGGAATGGACAGAAGAGTCATAACAAGCTGCTACTTATTTCCTTTGATGGCTTTCGTTGGGATTATGACGAAGATGTCGAATGCCCAAATTTGAAAAATTTAATTAGAGAAGGCGTAAAAGCTAAATATGTTACACCCCCCTTTATTACAATAACCTCTCCATCTCATTTCACATTGCTAACGG GTAGATATATCGAGACGCATGGTGTGATCCACAATATATGGTTCAACACAACAACTGGACAAAAAGTGCAATATTACCAGGCGCAGAGTATCAACAAATATTGGGATGCTGGAAGTTTGCCAATCTGGATCACTGCTCAGCGACAG GGTTTAAAAACAGGCTCCTTTCACTTCCCTGGCACCAAACCTACCTATGATGGAGAAGATGCTTTCCTGAAAGTGGTAGAGCCTCCATTTTATGATTACAGCAATGAAACAGCCTGGAAAGAAAACATTGATACAGTAATGCAATGGTTCACTTCGCAAGGTCTGGATTTTGTTTCACTCTactttggtgaaccagatggagctGGCCACAAACATGGACCTGAATCAATACAAAGAAAAGACATGGTGCGGCAGGTAGACAGAACAGTAGGTTACTTATTTCAGAGTATTGAAAGTCATGGCTTGAAATCTAAACTCAATGTCATCATCACTTCTGATCACGGAATGACTACTGTGCTGAAAGAACCCCAGGTGGAAGAAATTGTGCTGAAAAGAATTGCCAACTTCTCATTCAAGGACAATGATTTTGAATTACTCGATTATGGACCAAATGGCATGTTATTACCAAAAGAAGGAATGACAGAAAAGGTGTATCAAGCTCTAAAAGGTGCCCATCCTCATCTAAACGTTTATAAAAAAGAGGATTTTCCAAAAAGATTCCACTATTCTAACAATGAAAGAATTCTCCCTATTCTCATGTACGGTGACCTTGGCTATGTTGTTCATGGG AGAGCCAAATTCCAGTTTAACAAAGGTGAGCATGGTTTTGATAACGAGCACATGGACATGAAGATGATTTTTCGCGCATTTGGTCCAGATTTCAAAAAGAATTATTTGGCCGAGCCATTCGAAAGTGTGAACATTTATCCACTAATGTGCGAACTTCTCCACATAAAGCCAGAACCAAACAATGGATCTTTGGAACTTACCAGAAGAATGTTGAACTATGAAGACACCAAAT GTCCTGAGGAGACAAGCTCAGTACTACTTCAGGCAGTTATAGGTTTAGGAGTCGTTTCTGGTTTGATGGTTCTGACTGGTGTTATTGCTGGAACTCGTGCCTTGTGCAAGTGA